In the genome of Leptospira inadai serovar Lyme str. 10, one region contains:
- the coxB gene encoding cytochrome c oxidase subunit II: MNWYHFITATSFMPVPASAEAAGVDYLYAFLLISGLISFVILIGGMTIFIIRYRRLSDTQKSAYITHNTLAEFLWSFIPFVIMMVIFGWGWVVFDDLRKIGVKGDVEVHVTARQWAWAFQYKDGFKINSPTSDKLNPEIANSNLLKPGVVVVPVGKVIRFILTSDDVLHSFYVPAFRNKIDAVPGRRTTFTFTPIEKGDFTVFCTEYCGTSHSNMMALIRVVDSEQYAAWVDQQKAAASNAGNANPADKGKALYTELGCNSCHSLDGSRIVGPTFKGLYGNKRDFADGSSTTGNDDYIKQSILVPTAKIVAGYPPAMPSFQGRVNDEQIRDITEFIKTLK, translated from the coding sequence ATGAACTGGTACCATTTTATTACGGCCACGAGCTTTATGCCGGTTCCGGCCTCTGCTGAAGCGGCAGGTGTGGATTATCTCTACGCGTTTCTACTCATTTCCGGCTTGATTTCCTTCGTCATCCTCATCGGAGGAATGACAATCTTTATCATTCGGTACAGAAGACTTTCGGACACTCAAAAAAGTGCTTATATCACTCATAACACTTTAGCGGAGTTTCTATGGTCCTTCATTCCGTTCGTGATTATGATGGTAATCTTCGGCTGGGGATGGGTGGTTTTCGACGATTTGCGTAAAATTGGAGTCAAGGGCGACGTAGAAGTTCACGTCACCGCTCGCCAATGGGCTTGGGCTTTCCAGTACAAAGACGGATTTAAGATCAATAGTCCCACTTCAGACAAGTTAAACCCCGAAATCGCAAATTCTAATCTTTTGAAACCCGGTGTCGTTGTCGTTCCTGTCGGTAAGGTCATTCGATTCATTCTTACTTCCGATGACGTGCTTCACAGCTTCTATGTTCCTGCTTTCCGGAATAAGATCGACGCGGTTCCTGGTCGTAGGACTACGTTTACCTTCACTCCGATCGAGAAAGGAGATTTTACGGTCTTCTGTACCGAATACTGCGGAACATCTCACTCGAATATGATGGCTTTGATTCGAGTCGTGGATTCTGAACAATACGCTGCATGGGTTGATCAACAAAAGGCCGCTGCGTCGAACGCTGGAAACGCGAATCCTGCAGATAAGGGTAAGGCCTTGTATACCGAGTTAGGCTGTAATAGTTGCCACTCTCTCGATGGCTCTCGTATTGTAGGCCCTACCTTTAAGGGACTCTACGGAAATAAGCGAGATTTTGCCGATGGTTCCTCTACGACAGGCAATGATGATTATATTAAGCAATCCATCTTAGTTCCGACTGCCAAAATCGTAGCAGGCTATCCTCCTGCGATGCCTTCCTTCCAAGGGCGGGTAAACGACGAGCAGATTCGTGATATCACCGAATTTATTAAGACGCTTAAATAG
- a CDS encoding SCO family protein: MSHRLRLLPKRSKEGKGFRGLSDLHSRFVPKYLFRLTAILAVAIPFSVVLSFDTEKQIAPHVVPPELQGVGVVEKLGDSIDKNLVFVNEEGKEVKIGNYLEDGKPLLLTLIYYRCPTLCNFHLNGISDVLKQLNWQVGKEFKYVAVSFDPKEKPEIAKPKKAAYVKDYGRGDGTGWSFLTGKDPEIKALASSLGFSYKWNPETDQWVHESVAYIITPDGKISRYLKGISFDERTLRLSLVEASNGKIGDLSDRIALFCFQFDPSKNRYTLYAYNIMRIGAFITMIVLAAFLFLFWKKQNSTINT, translated from the coding sequence ATGTCGCACCGTCTTCGGCTGCTACCCAAGCGAAGTAAGGAAGGAAAAGGCTTTCGCGGGCTTTCCGACTTGCATTCCCGATTTGTTCCAAAATATTTATTTCGCTTAACGGCGATCTTGGCCGTAGCTATCCCTTTTTCCGTCGTTCTTTCGTTTGATACGGAAAAACAGATTGCCCCCCATGTGGTTCCGCCGGAGTTGCAAGGAGTTGGGGTCGTCGAGAAACTCGGTGATTCGATCGATAAGAATCTTGTTTTCGTTAACGAAGAGGGAAAAGAAGTCAAGATAGGAAATTATCTGGAGGATGGAAAACCTCTTCTTTTAACTCTCATTTACTATCGTTGCCCCACACTCTGTAATTTTCATTTAAACGGAATTTCCGACGTTCTAAAGCAGCTGAATTGGCAAGTCGGGAAAGAATTCAAATATGTGGCCGTAAGTTTCGATCCGAAAGAAAAGCCTGAAATAGCGAAACCGAAAAAAGCGGCTTACGTAAAAGATTACGGCCGCGGCGACGGAACTGGCTGGAGTTTCTTAACCGGAAAAGATCCTGAAATCAAGGCTCTGGCTTCTAGTTTAGGCTTTTCCTATAAATGGAATCCGGAAACAGATCAGTGGGTGCATGAATCCGTTGCCTACATCATTACTCCCGACGGTAAGATTTCTCGTTATTTAAAAGGAATTTCTTTCGATGAAAGAACTCTACGTTTATCTCTTGTAGAAGCTAGCAACGGTAAAATCGGTGATTTGAGCGATCGAATCGCCCTTTTTTGCTTCCAATTTGATCCATCCAAAAATAGGTATACATTATACGCTTACAATATCATGCGAATCGGCGCTTTCATAACTATGATCGTCCTCGCAGCGTTCTTATTCCTATTTTGGAAGAAACAAAACTCGACTATCAACACATAA
- a CDS encoding COX15/CtaA family protein — protein sequence MANSSSSQIRKFTLFLIIYSVLIFLNLLYGPLVRATDSGLACPDWPLCFGKVFPDFDFGIFMEVGHRYYSMILGFILIGGTVWTATSQELRRPFLKFFILGLLLIASQANLGRLTVTLLLDPISVNLHLLNAILFLLCIVTANLKALEIEKDGPSDEFISVKSLFKKEQIVIFIGLLLVFLQIILGGRVSSHYAGLACPEFPTCNGEWIPSVYEEKTAIQVQHRFGAYLVLLFVLVINLYGTLKDFSPKVKKYIRLSVALVLFQFLLGILNVLYKLPKLVTATHTGVAVLLLSALYAVWILRARELTKEQVS from the coding sequence ATGGCAAATTCGAGCTCTTCGCAAATTCGCAAATTCACCCTCTTTTTAATCATCTATTCGGTGCTGATTTTTCTGAATTTACTATACGGCCCTCTAGTGCGAGCCACGGACTCCGGCCTAGCCTGTCCGGACTGGCCACTTTGCTTCGGCAAAGTATTCCCGGATTTCGATTTCGGGATTTTTATGGAAGTCGGGCACCGGTATTATTCCATGATCTTAGGATTCATACTGATCGGCGGAACGGTTTGGACCGCGACTTCTCAGGAACTACGGCGTCCTTTTCTGAAATTTTTCATTCTAGGCCTGCTCTTGATCGCATCCCAAGCGAACTTAGGTAGGTTGACGGTGACCTTATTATTAGATCCGATTTCGGTAAATCTCCACCTTTTGAATGCGATTTTATTTTTACTCTGCATCGTTACGGCGAATTTAAAGGCATTGGAAATCGAGAAGGACGGACCTTCCGACGAATTTATTTCCGTTAAAAGTTTATTCAAAAAAGAACAGATCGTAATCTTCATCGGCCTCTTACTCGTATTCCTTCAAATTATTTTGGGCGGGAGAGTCAGCTCTCATTATGCGGGCTTGGCCTGTCCCGAATTCCCTACTTGTAACGGAGAATGGATTCCTAGCGTGTATGAAGAAAAAACCGCCATCCAGGTCCAACATCGTTTCGGAGCTTATTTGGTTCTACTCTTCGTCCTTGTAATCAATCTTTACGGAACCTTGAAAGACTTTTCGCCGAAGGTGAAGAAGTATATCAGACTTTCCGTTGCGCTGGTTCTATTTCAATTCCTATTAGGCATTCTTAATGTACTGTATAAACTGCCGAAACTGGTCACCGCGACTCACACCGGTGTTGCAGTCCTTTTGCTTTCCGCACTCTATGCGGTGTGGATCCTTCGTGCAAGGGAATTGACAAAGGAACAGGTTTCCTAA
- the cyoE gene encoding heme o synthase, translating into MNHFFSDWNLMIKPRVSSLVLATAVPGLYLGAQTPPTALLVFMTLFGTFLMSSASFIFNQVIEKDRDAKMKRTANRPIPTGRISSLTAVTVGFIMMGLSFTVLYYYANLLTALCAFSALIAYVFLYTILLKPRTHQNIVIGGVAGCVGPLIGYAAVSNSLPLPSWILFLMIFLWTPVHFWALAIFLKEDYSDANFPMLPVVKGVKETVRSILFYTVLYIGSVIAFYWAEPSMGVLYMASAIFLSAAILYLSIKLFLNPEPKFARGFFFFSIVHLFLVNIIILVDHAIT; encoded by the coding sequence ATGAATCACTTTTTTTCCGACTGGAACCTGATGATTAAACCAAGAGTATCGTCCTTGGTTTTAGCGACTGCCGTTCCGGGTTTATATTTAGGCGCCCAAACGCCGCCGACCGCTTTACTGGTTTTTATGACATTATTCGGAACGTTTCTAATGTCTTCGGCGTCTTTCATCTTCAATCAAGTCATCGAAAAGGATCGCGACGCGAAAATGAAACGGACCGCAAATCGACCCATCCCGACCGGAAGAATCAGTTCTTTGACCGCGGTAACGGTAGGATTCATAATGATGGGACTTTCGTTCACCGTCCTTTACTACTATGCAAATTTGTTAACCGCTCTCTGCGCATTTTCCGCATTAATCGCGTATGTTTTTTTATACACAATACTTTTGAAACCGAGAACGCATCAAAATATCGTGATAGGCGGAGTCGCAGGTTGCGTCGGCCCGCTTATCGGATATGCCGCGGTCAGCAATTCATTACCGTTACCTTCCTGGATTCTATTCTTAATGATCTTTCTTTGGACGCCGGTACATTTTTGGGCCTTGGCCATTTTTCTAAAAGAGGATTATAGTGACGCAAACTTTCCGATGCTTCCGGTCGTAAAAGGCGTAAAAGAAACCGTAAGGTCGATCCTATTTTATACGGTTCTTTACATCGGTTCGGTTATCGCGTTCTATTGGGCCGAACCGAGTATGGGCGTCCTGTACATGGCCTCCGCAATTTTTCTCAGTGCGGCGATACTTTATCTTTCCATTAAGCTCTTTTTGAATCCGGAACCGAAATTCGCTAGAGGATTTTTCTTTTTTAGCATCGTACACCTCTTCTTGGTTAATATCATAATTTTAGTGGACCACGCAATTACCTGA
- a CDS encoding M48 family metalloprotease: MLKSSKFLLFALFYFSAAFSAAAQEREISFDSELYAQLVRQSNVQFSNLIKSKTVLPDYKDWKKSIDSAFARLSQNSGNPPFPIIYKIVKDSSFNAFAMAGGQFCIHSGALDSLDQIISQREANAASNLDFHRERYIAGVLSHELSHFYNKHVLNSVKKFYALKNEEAGKAFLENTKFSQEQELDADQTGLFLLDRAGYGGEYMLVTLQALNEVEQSYKDSLAASKADKTRTELVGSYYFSSHPSPNERLSRLNTDKKDLYSFLATMERTFDDIQLGKNLDQSRISLEEAIKRYPENIYLSKALAICLHKIWMATVSTEELKVKPVIDMPSFRDSMIFPQEKKQRSVFRTVPGNEAAYNKALEYYKSIIIQVDDPYFLSNYAVLLSYSADDKDLDVAVNIATKAFQSEGTVPLANNLGVVLFWTNRKEEARELFNRLAISIDQKINNLLAQSSKNPQVAEYLKTIVNSTAQKQRVDPDYIYENFTPILNIALMESYASQDAKSKNLASYYLNNYDSTSGWAKVLAKIQSIELPPQTKDSKMTLKVGGVGPGDKLEDLLKNWGKPKRIQTDKSSGMEYFIYDTKDTAFVLDMGQVVQVKVLGQSSPGLGNGVTVGATKPTVEKFLGSKYKKQGEFHDYYENGDTFVKYNKKGKIEVLIIQ, translated from the coding sequence ATCCTGAAGTCGTCTAAATTTTTGCTCTTTGCATTATTCTATTTTAGCGCCGCATTTTCGGCAGCGGCGCAAGAAAGGGAAATTTCATTCGATTCGGAACTTTACGCCCAGCTAGTCCGACAGAGCAACGTTCAGTTTTCGAATCTGATCAAATCTAAGACGGTATTACCCGATTACAAAGATTGGAAAAAATCGATCGATTCCGCATTTGCCAGATTATCTCAAAATTCGGGAAATCCTCCCTTTCCGATAATTTACAAAATCGTTAAAGATTCCTCCTTTAACGCGTTTGCCATGGCCGGCGGCCAATTTTGCATTCATTCGGGCGCTTTGGATTCTTTGGATCAGATCATTTCGCAACGAGAAGCGAACGCCGCGAGTAACCTCGATTTCCATCGGGAAAGATATATTGCCGGGGTGCTCTCCCACGAATTATCACATTTTTATAATAAACATGTCTTAAATAGCGTAAAAAAATTCTATGCTTTGAAGAACGAAGAAGCCGGGAAGGCCTTTCTCGAAAACACTAAATTTTCTCAAGAGCAGGAACTTGACGCGGATCAAACCGGTTTATTTTTATTGGATAGGGCCGGCTACGGTGGAGAGTATATGTTGGTCACTCTCCAGGCGTTGAATGAAGTCGAGCAATCGTACAAGGATTCATTAGCGGCGTCTAAAGCGGATAAAACTAGAACCGAATTAGTAGGATCCTACTATTTTTCCAGCCATCCTTCTCCGAACGAACGCCTGTCCCGTTTAAATACGGATAAGAAGGATTTATATTCCTTTCTGGCGACAATGGAGAGAACTTTCGACGATATCCAGTTAGGCAAAAATCTAGATCAATCCAGAATTAGTTTGGAGGAAGCGATTAAGCGCTATCCTGAGAACATTTATTTAAGTAAGGCATTGGCGATTTGCCTGCATAAAATTTGGATGGCCACGGTTTCAACCGAAGAGCTCAAAGTCAAACCCGTGATCGATATGCCTTCCTTTCGGGACAGTATGATTTTTCCCCAAGAAAAGAAACAACGTTCCGTTTTTAGAACCGTGCCCGGTAACGAAGCGGCTTACAATAAGGCTTTAGAATATTATAAATCAATAATTATACAAGTAGACGATCCTTATTTTCTATCCAATTACGCCGTTTTACTTTCCTATTCGGCCGACGACAAAGATTTGGATGTGGCGGTAAATATCGCGACGAAAGCGTTTCAGTCAGAGGGGACCGTCCCGCTAGCCAATAATTTGGGAGTCGTGCTATTCTGGACCAACCGTAAGGAGGAAGCGCGGGAACTTTTTAATCGACTGGCAATTTCGATAGATCAAAAGATTAATAATCTTTTAGCTCAAAGTTCCAAGAATCCCCAAGTTGCGGAATACCTAAAGACGATCGTCAATTCGACGGCTCAGAAACAGCGGGTCGATCCCGATTATATTTATGAAAATTTCACTCCTATTCTGAATATCGCGCTTATGGAATCATATGCTAGCCAAGATGCCAAATCCAAAAATTTGGCAAGCTACTATCTGAATAATTACGATTCGACTTCCGGCTGGGCAAAGGTATTGGCTAAAATTCAGAGCATCGAATTGCCCCCACAGACAAAGGATTCCAAAATGACCTTGAAAGTCGGAGGAGTCGGCCCGGGCGATAAATTAGAGGATCTTTTGAAAAATTGGGGGAAACCGAAACGGATCCAGACGGACAAATCCAGCGGTATGGAATATTTCATCTACGATACTAAAGACACTGCGTTCGTTCTAGATATGGGGCAGGTAGTTCAGGTCAAAGTTCTTGGGCAATCCAGTCCCGGCTTGGGCAATGGAGTCACGGTAGGCGCAACGAAACCGACGGTGGAAAAATTCCTTGGATCTAAATATAAGAAACAAGGCGAATTTCACGATTATTATGAAAATGGGGATACTTTCGTTAAATACAATAAAAAAGGAAAAATAGAAGTATTGATTATTCAGTAA
- a CDS encoding DUF6150 family protein — translation MKRLILIGGLFLTLPVFSGEIYVTDGHLQSPDLKVYFTKSKSDADIVVYVTKHRYDAKGKDEIWYYTKHSSDANAKVSVTSSKSSADLIAYITKYKTDAGWKKSNRYRGRLN, via the coding sequence ATGAAACGGCTTATTTTAATAGGCGGATTGTTTTTGACGCTACCCGTATTTTCCGGAGAAATTTATGTAACGGATGGCCATCTGCAATCTCCCGACTTAAAGGTATATTTTACCAAATCCAAATCGGACGCGGATATCGTAGTTTATGTAACTAAACATAGGTATGATGCTAAGGGTAAGGATGAAATTTGGTACTATACGAAGCACTCATCGGATGCGAATGCGAAAGTGTCCGTCACCTCGAGTAAATCGAGCGCTGATTTGATCGCCTATATCACTAAATATAAAACCGATGCCGGATGGAAAAAATCCAACCGATATCGAGGCAGATTGAATTAG
- the amt gene encoding ammonium transporter has product MPTDKSLLDILWILVCSGLVLIMQGGFLVLESGLTRAKNSINVAIKNVADFGVATLLFYSFGFGLMFGTSWYGLSGTSRFFPDFSEGQAWGSTFFIFQLVFCGTSATIVSGAVAERLKFSSYMLATALISGIIYPIVNHWCWGGGSLEEKNGWLSLLGFHDFAGSTLVHSVGGWVSLALLLVVGPRIGRFPKDAKPQQVTGSNLPMAMLGGILLWFGWMGFNGGSTLSFNEKVPGIILNTVVASGFSMMVAMLAAWLLKGFPEATAPLNGSLIGLVAITAGADCLTPIQSAIVGTIAGLLVYPSEFLLEKLKIDDAVGAVPVHLVGGIWGTLAAGIFGNLSIMQYETGRLSLLAIQSLGILLVGAFSFGVAYLVFRLLNRFYTLRVDGDEERMGLNVSEHKATTELIDLFLAMDYQRKTGDLAKDVPVEPFTEVGQIAERYNLVLGKVRNTLAENEKARQEILEAYERVSFEQDRAEKLLLNVLPPSIAAELKQNAGLIADSYPNVSILFADIVGFTQLSSSMKPEFVVKLLNQIFSHFDILAEKYRLEKIKTIGDAYMAVGGLPIPDKDHPLLVAHMAWDMKALLSRFKLKKLGTGLSMRIGINTGPVVAGVIGTKKFIYDIWGDAVNLASRMESHGIAGEIQVTESTAEAIRSDFELAERGSIEVKGKGFVKAFIVRRRIRTPEQSLSHLNFSLGTN; this is encoded by the coding sequence ATGCCGACCGATAAAAGTTTGCTGGATATTTTATGGATTTTGGTCTGCTCGGGGCTTGTCCTCATCATGCAAGGCGGGTTTTTAGTTCTAGAATCCGGCTTAACGAGGGCTAAGAATTCCATCAATGTTGCGATAAAAAATGTAGCCGATTTTGGAGTAGCCACTCTTCTTTTTTACTCCTTCGGCTTTGGCCTGATGTTCGGGACATCTTGGTACGGATTATCGGGCACATCTCGATTTTTTCCGGATTTTTCGGAAGGACAGGCCTGGGGTTCGACATTTTTCATTTTCCAGCTAGTATTTTGCGGCACTTCGGCGACCATTGTCTCCGGCGCGGTCGCCGAGCGCTTAAAATTTAGTTCGTACATGCTAGCGACGGCTCTCATTTCGGGAATCATCTACCCGATCGTAAATCATTGGTGTTGGGGCGGAGGATCTTTAGAAGAAAAGAACGGTTGGCTTTCGCTTCTCGGATTTCATGATTTTGCGGGATCAACGTTGGTGCATAGCGTGGGGGGATGGGTTTCGCTCGCATTATTATTGGTTGTAGGTCCGAGAATCGGACGATTTCCTAAGGATGCCAAACCACAGCAAGTTACGGGAAGTAATCTACCCATGGCGATGCTAGGAGGGATTCTTCTTTGGTTCGGATGGATGGGATTCAACGGAGGGAGTACGCTTTCGTTTAACGAGAAGGTTCCGGGAATTATTTTAAACACGGTTGTAGCCTCCGGCTTTTCGATGATGGTCGCCATGCTCGCCGCTTGGCTACTCAAAGGTTTTCCGGAAGCCACCGCGCCTCTTAACGGGTCTTTGATCGGGTTGGTCGCGATTACCGCCGGCGCGGACTGTCTCACCCCGATTCAATCGGCGATTGTAGGGACGATCGCCGGTCTCCTGGTATATCCGTCCGAATTTCTTCTAGAAAAATTGAAGATCGACGACGCTGTCGGAGCTGTTCCCGTGCATTTGGTCGGCGGTATTTGGGGAACCTTGGCTGCCGGGATTTTTGGAAATCTCTCGATCATGCAATACGAAACGGGGAGGCTTTCACTCTTAGCAATCCAGTCCTTGGGTATCCTTTTAGTCGGAGCCTTCTCATTCGGAGTCGCGTATTTGGTTTTCCGCCTTTTAAATCGGTTTTATACTCTGAGAGTAGACGGTGATGAAGAGCGAATGGGATTGAACGTATCGGAACATAAGGCTACCACCGAGCTCATCGATCTCTTTTTGGCGATGGATTACCAGAGAAAAACGGGGGACTTGGCAAAAGACGTTCCGGTAGAGCCGTTTACGGAGGTGGGACAAATCGCCGAGAGATACAATCTCGTTCTGGGTAAAGTTCGGAATACCCTGGCGGAAAATGAAAAAGCGAGGCAAGAAATTTTAGAAGCCTACGAAAGAGTCAGTTTCGAACAGGATCGAGCCGAGAAGTTGTTATTAAACGTACTTCCCCCTTCGATCGCAGCCGAATTGAAGCAAAATGCCGGCTTGATCGCCGACAGTTATCCTAATGTTTCGATCTTATTCGCGGATATCGTCGGATTTACGCAGCTTTCTTCGAGTATGAAGCCGGAATTCGTCGTTAAACTTCTAAATCAAATTTTTTCTCATTTCGATATCCTTGCCGAGAAATACCGATTGGAGAAAATTAAGACGATCGGTGACGCGTACATGGCCGTAGGAGGCTTGCCCATTCCGGATAAGGACCATCCTCTACTTGTAGCCCATATGGCCTGGGATATGAAAGCTCTTCTATCTCGATTTAAGTTAAAGAAGCTCGGCACCGGGTTAAGCATGAGGATCGGGATCAATACGGGACCGGTCGTCGCCGGCGTTATAGGAACGAAAAAGTTTATTTATGATATCTGGGGTGACGCGGTAAATCTAGCCAGTCGTATGGAATCGCATGGGATAGCCGGTGAAATTCAGGTTACGGAATCGACTGCGGAAGCTATCCGGTCCGATTTCGAGTTGGCGGAGCGCGGAAGTATAGAAGTTAAAGGAAAAGGGTTTGTGAAAGCCTTTATTGTGAGGCGCCGAATTCGTACTCCGGAGCAAAGTCTTAGTCATTTAAACTTTTCCCTAGGCACAAACTAG
- a CDS encoding 3-hydroxyacyl-CoA dehydrogenase family protein: MREIKTVTVLGANGTMGAGSAAIVAAFGKAKVHMLARDVNKAKEGIEKAVASVKTDTIRPRLIPGSYDQDLEKAVAESDWVFELVAESYEVKEPINKRIAKARRPGTIVSTVSSGLSIARLADAFDEDGKKHYYGTHFFNPPYKMILCELVTHKGNDKKVTKKLGEYLGKVLGRAVVYTNDTPAFAGNRIGFQLINEVAQKAEEYSDKGGIALLDAIMSGYTGRAMAPLDTADFVGLDVHKAIVDNLYEMTKDAAHSTFKLPGYFQKLIDRGDLGRKSGQGLFKMAKTPDGKKEKLYYDIKGDLYVPVPKFDIPFIKEANRKIGEADYIGAMNIVKEAKGLEADLARYFIARYISYSLSIVGEVVDSKEMADLAMGTGFNWAPASAFVDFLGGPKEAIGLITKAKLPVPDVLAKAKAGKPFYELKDILDARSLFKG, from the coding sequence ATGAGGGAAATCAAAACCGTAACCGTCCTCGGCGCAAACGGAACTATGGGCGCCGGATCCGCCGCGATCGTGGCCGCCTTTGGAAAGGCTAAGGTCCATATGCTGGCTCGGGACGTTAACAAAGCTAAAGAAGGAATCGAGAAAGCGGTAGCTTCGGTCAAAACGGATACAATTCGCCCACGCTTAATCCCCGGTTCTTACGACCAAGATTTAGAAAAGGCCGTAGCCGAATCGGATTGGGTGTTCGAATTGGTCGCAGAAAGCTACGAAGTAAAAGAACCTATCAATAAGAGAATAGCAAAAGCTCGGAGACCGGGAACGATCGTGTCCACAGTTTCTTCGGGACTTTCGATCGCCCGTTTAGCCGACGCTTTCGACGAAGACGGAAAGAAACATTATTACGGAACCCACTTCTTCAATCCGCCTTACAAAATGATTCTTTGCGAGCTTGTCACTCACAAAGGAAACGATAAGAAAGTCACCAAAAAATTGGGCGAGTATCTAGGAAAGGTTTTGGGACGCGCCGTCGTTTATACGAACGATACTCCCGCGTTTGCCGGAAACAGAATCGGATTTCAATTGATAAACGAAGTCGCTCAGAAAGCGGAAGAATATTCCGACAAAGGCGGTATCGCACTTTTAGACGCGATCATGAGCGGTTATACCGGTCGTGCAATGGCTCCTTTGGATACTGCGGACTTCGTAGGCTTAGACGTTCATAAGGCCATCGTCGATAACCTGTATGAAATGACGAAAGACGCCGCGCATTCCACGTTTAAACTTCCGGGCTATTTTCAAAAGCTTATCGATCGTGGAGATCTCGGACGTAAGTCCGGCCAAGGTCTTTTCAAGATGGCCAAAACTCCGGACGGAAAAAAAGAAAAACTCTACTACGATATTAAGGGTGATCTTTATGTGCCTGTCCCTAAATTCGATATCCCTTTCATTAAGGAAGCGAATCGCAAAATCGGAGAAGCGGACTATATCGGTGCCATGAATATCGTGAAAGAAGCCAAAGGATTGGAAGCGGACTTAGCTCGTTACTTTATCGCACGCTATATCAGCTACTCTCTCTCCATCGTAGGCGAAGTTGTGGATTCTAAAGAAATGGCCGATCTGGCGATGGGAACGGGATTCAACTGGGCTCCTGCCTCGGCCTTTGTAGATTTCTTGGGCGGACCGAAAGAAGCGATCGGTCTAATTACTAAGGCAAAACTTCCCGTTCCGGATGTTTTGGCAAAAGCGAAGGCCGGGAAACCCTTCTATGAACTGAAGGACATCCTGGATGCTCGTTCTCTTTTTAAAGGATAA
- a CDS encoding acetyl-CoA acetyltransferase has product MKDNVYVLGGEQTDFQRNWTKEGKTFMSMFREAIQDGLEKVGLTPEEIKKLNKQNRIGVFVGNFDAEQYATQGHMGAFLTEVDPCFYGVPSARYEAACASGSVALDAAQTKLRSKDYDVAIVVGLEIMKTVSSSVGGDFLGTAAYYEKEARGVQFPFPKLFGKLADVILERYKLEEKRFMGALAEISKINYANAKRNPKAQTRSWFMNREHADARGGEFNMAVGGRLCITDCSQVTDGAALVVLANKNYAEEFAKKKGKKLSAYPKIKGWGHRVAPITFEAKVAESKGEKWILPWTRQTVKDAYNRAGLNTKDIDVFETHDCFTSSEYAAISAFGITQPGKEHEAIEDGVIAFDGKKPINTSGGLIGAGHPVGASGVRMMLDLYKQVTDTAGDYQIDGAKNGLMLNIGGSATTNYVFILGK; this is encoded by the coding sequence ATGAAGGATAACGTTTACGTACTCGGCGGGGAGCAGACGGACTTCCAACGCAACTGGACGAAAGAAGGAAAGACTTTTATGTCCATGTTTCGGGAAGCTATCCAAGACGGACTTGAGAAAGTCGGTCTAACCCCGGAAGAAATCAAAAAACTCAACAAGCAAAATCGTATCGGCGTTTTTGTCGGAAACTTCGATGCTGAGCAATATGCGACACAAGGTCACATGGGCGCATTCCTGACAGAAGTAGATCCTTGCTTTTACGGAGTTCCTAGCGCACGTTATGAAGCGGCCTGCGCTTCTGGCTCTGTCGCTCTCGATGCAGCTCAGACGAAACTTCGTTCGAAAGACTATGATGTAGCGATCGTTGTCGGCCTGGAAATCATGAAGACCGTTTCCTCTTCGGTAGGCGGAGACTTTTTGGGAACCGCGGCCTATTATGAAAAAGAAGCTCGGGGAGTTCAATTTCCCTTCCCGAAACTATTCGGAAAATTGGCCGATGTGATTCTAGAACGTTACAAGCTGGAAGAAAAACGCTTCATGGGAGCGCTCGCGGAAATTTCCAAGATCAACTACGCAAACGCAAAAAGAAATCCGAAGGCGCAAACACGCTCTTGGTTCATGAACCGGGAACATGCGGATGCAAGAGGCGGGGAATTCAATATGGCTGTCGGCGGTCGTCTCTGTATCACCGATTGTTCCCAAGTCACCGACGGGGCTGCGTTAGTCGTTCTTGCCAACAAAAACTACGCGGAAGAGTTTGCGAAGAAGAAAGGAAAAAAACTTTCCGCCTATCCTAAAATTAAAGGATGGGGGCATAGGGTTGCCCCGATTACATTCGAAGCGAAAGTTGCGGAATCTAAGGGCGAAAAATGGATTTTGCCTTGGACCCGCCAGACGGTAAAAGACGCATACAATCGGGCAGGATTAAATACGAAGGACATCGACGTATTCGAAACCCACGACTGTTTTACCTCCTCCGAGTATGCGGCAATTTCGGCTTTTGGAATCACGCAACCCGGTAAAGAGCACGAAGCCATCGAAGACGGCGTAATCGCTTTCGACGGAAAAAAACCGATTAACACCTCCGGTGGATTGATCGGAGCGGGACATCCCGTGGGAGCTTCCGGAGTTCGAATGATGCTCGACCTTTACAAGCAAGTTACCGATACTGCGGGTGATTACCAAATCGACGGCGCCAAAAACGGTTTGATGTTGAACATCGGCGGATCGGCAACCA